Part of the Sphingopyxis sp. 113P3 genome, CGCGGGCGCGGGGGACGAACAGCGTGTCCGCCGGCTTGTTGGAAGGGGGAGCGGCGGAGCGAATGTCGCCAGATCTCAGCCGATCGTTCGGCAGCTCGGACGCAGCTTCTTCCCTGTTCGACTGCGCGCCGACAGCTTCCGAAGCGGCGCTCGCGGTGCGGACGAACAGTGCGGCGCGGCGCCAGGCGAACGGATCGGGCGACGCGCTCACCGTCACTTCCGCCGTGCCAGCCGTGCTGACAACGGCCGTGAGCCGGGCGAGGTAGCCGACCGTCTCGGGCGGCAGCGGACGGCCGCGCGACAGGTAATCGTCGTACCGGCCCGGACCCGCATTATAGGCCGCCAGCATCGCGCTCGCACTGCCGTAGCGGTCGTGCATCTCGCGCAGATAGGCCGCGCCCGCCATGATATTGTCGCGCAGGTCGAACGGGTCAGCGCCGAGACCATATCGGGCGCGAAGCTCGGCCCAGGTCGCGGGCATGATCTGCATCAATCCCGTCGCCCCGGCGCGCGATACAGCGCGGGAGTTGCCGCCGCTCTCGACGCGCATCACCGCCCATATCCAGCTCTCGGGGATTCCAAACCGCCGCGCGGCTTCGGCGACATGACCTGCGTAAGGATGAGCCGCCGCGGATCGCTCGGCCGGCAAATCCTGCGCCAACGCCGCGACCGGCGCAGCGCCACCGGACAGCAGCACGACGACGAGCGCCACGGCCGATCCGACTCCGCTCCGCCGCCAGCCTGCCAGCGTGCTCGCTGCGCTCAAGGGTGCGCGCGGTGCGCCGGCCGTTGGCCGCCCTTGACCTTCGCTGCGCACCCCGGCCGGGCTGCGACTGAGCGGGACGAAGGGATGAGACGGCTTTCCCGCGAACAAAGGGATGATGGGGACGCGCACGGGCTCAGTCCTGCTCGCGAGACTTCGGTTGGCGGCTCCAGCGCAGCGACCATGCCGACTTGTCGCCCGTGTTCTGGAACAGCGCGGCGCGGATCGGCTGAGGAAAGACGGGATCATCAATACGCAGCGAGACGTAATCGCCTGCGCGTTCGCCAGTCTCGTTCCAGCCGGCGCCGATCTCCGGGCCTTCGCCACCGTCGCCGCGATGGACCCGCCAGTCCGGCGCCTTGTCGGCGTCGCTCGGCTCGGCCGGCACGATTGAGATGCGGATGTCGAGCGTCGCCGTCTCAATGATGCCTTCGTAGCCGTTGGTGGTGCGAAAGAAGCTGCCGATCTGCATGGAAAATCTCCTTTGGGTTGGCAGGGAAAAGCGGGTCAGCGCTAGGCGAGCGGCGCGTTCGGCGTGTCACGGGTGAGGATCGGAATCGCGCGACCGAGTACGGCGGAGACGCGGAGTGGGCCGAAATAGCGGCCGTCCAGGCTGTCGGGATGTGCCGGGTTGAGCAGCAGCAGTTCGCCGGTCGCCAGCGTGCGGCAGCCCTGCCAGACGGGCAACGGACGGCCGAGCCGATCGCGCGTCAGTGCGACGGCGACAGGCCGGGCATCGACGCTCACGATGCCGCCGATCCGACACACGCGCTGCCCGGCCTTGGCGGAGACGTGCTTCAAGAGCGGTACGTCCTCGCCCAAATAGCCACGCTCAGCCATCCATTGGCCGAGAGGCTCGGGCGGCATGACGGCGACCAGCGCGCCGACTGGTGGATCGCGTTCGGGCTCTATCCGGTAGAGGCCGAGCGGCGTGCTCGCGCTGGCGTTCCAGACAAGGCGCGGCAGCGGATCGAACACCGCGACGGCGGTAAACGCTACAGCGAAGACCGAAGCGGCGATTGCTGTCGCACGGACATAGAAGCGGCGCCTCATCCCTCAATCTCCCGGCGTTTGAGCCAGGCGCGATGGCGCTCCAGCGTGTAAGGGCGCGGCTGATGGCCGGCGGCAATGCGGTTGTGGACGTGCCGCCAGTGATCGGGCGCGGCGTCACATGGATCGACGCCCGCAGCCTCGGTGGCGTCGATTGCGGCGAGCACCTGCTGGACCTTGGGCCAGCTCTCGATCTTGAGCAGGATGTCGCCGCCAGGCCGCACGAACGGCAGCGTGGTGAACGGCTCGCCCGAAGCGACCGCCCGCACTATATCGATGCGCGAGCTGACCGTGCCGTAGTCGTTTGCCGCCCAGCGAACGAACGCGAAGATCGCGCCCGGACGGAAGCGGACGATGCGGCGACGGCGGTCGACGATCTCGTCCACGGCGACGCGGCCGAACCTGATCCAGTGCTCGAGCCGCCTCTCTATCCACGTCAGCTCGACGCGCGTCATGCCGTCATCGGACGGCTGGCGATGGCGCATGGGGGACGGCGGGACGGTCATCGCCGGCTCCGGGCAATTGCCGAGTCCGCGCGCGGCATGAGGTCGTCCTGTCCCGGATCGGAGGTCGAATGCTTGATGCCGATGTCGGCCCAGGCGCGCAGGTCATCGACTGAATAGACGACCCTCCCGCCGATCCGGCGGTAAGCGGGGCCGGTCCCGAAATAGCGGTGCTTTTCGAGGGTGCGGCCGGAGAGGCCGAGGAAGCGCGCGGCTTCCGGCGTGCGCAGGAAGCGGGGCGGCAGGGTGTTGGGCGTATCGGACAAGTGACAGCTCCTGCGGGCGGTGGCGGCAGGAGACGAAAATGGCGAAGCGGGCTTGGCCGGGTGGAGTATGAAGATGTGCGGCTACACGGATGCGACCACCCCAAGGCGGTCGCTACGGCCGGGTCAGGTCAGCGGATTCGGAGAAGCTTGCGGTAGTCACCGTTCATGAGCGAAGTGGCGTCGCGCACCAGGCGCATCACGAAGGATCGCGCGGCGGAGATCTTCCACTCGGTTGCAGGAAGCCGCGCCGCATCTTCGCGACCCAGCTCAGCGGCGATTTGGCGATATGTCGCGCCGCGTTGGCGCAGGTCCAGCGCGCGGAGCATGAGGTCGAGCCGTGCCAGCCGGTAAGCGGTGAGCGGCCAGCCGCGAGGCAACGGCCCCGCCGCGCGGCCGAGCAAGCGACGGTGGAAGCGCAGCAGGCTGGCGATGCGGGTGAGGAAATCCTTGTCGAGCGGGATGACGGCTGCGAGCGGCCGGCCGGGCGTCGGGTCGCGCAACCACAGCCGATGCTCGCCAGCCGCATCCGCGACGATGACATGGCGTCCATCGATCCCGGCCATGTCGGCGAGCAGCGCGCCGAGCGCTCGCGGATCGACCGGAGCGGCGGTCTCGAATCCGGCCGGTGCGGCATCGAGAATGACCGTGACGGCGGTCAGCTCCGGGCGCCAAACGACAGGCTCTGACAGATCATCCGGCGCCGTCGCGAAAGGACAACCCCCAACGTCGCGCGAATGCCGCCTCGGCGGCGTTCCTCGCGACGGCGCCGCTCGCGATGCGCTGCTGCATCTGCGTATATTCGGCGCGATAGGTGCGGTTTCGTCGAAGAAACTCGGCGGCTATGTCGGCGCGCCCGAGCGCGTCGGACAGACCGCCGGCGCGTCGCTGGCGACGCCCAGGCGGCGTCGGCATTTCATCCTCCCAACCGCGCTCCGCGCGGATTTCGGTGGATGGAGCATCAGCGGCGTCGCTTCGCCGCGATAGCGCGAACATTGCAGGCAGCCATGTCGGCTACGCGGCTGATTCAGCAATGAATTGCTGCCGAATCTGCTGAAATCCTAACCTTTTAACGGCTGTTCGCAGCCGAGCAGATGCGCGTAGCCGATCTCCGTCATCCACCTTGCGCGCGCAAGATGGCTCTCATGCATCGCCTTCGCCCGATCGGGTTCGGCAGTCACGTCGATGCCGAACACCGACGCAGCCGCCTGACGCCAATCCGCCCCTTCGGCATCGGCATCGAGGAGGCGCAGATAGTCGGCAAGGTGGCTTTCGTCGTATGGTGTGAGTTGCGCCGCCTCCGGCACGCGGTCCTCGAATTGACATCTGCTCATGGCGTGCCCGTCATGTCCCCCGGTTAACCAACCTAGACCAAATCCGTCCTTCGGTTATGCGCAAGTCCCGCATCGTTCAGTGCACCTATCGCCGCGATGGTGAGCGCCCGTAAGATGATACACCTTATATGAGATAAACCGCATAGGGTGTATCGTCCAGTTTGCCGCGCATGGACATGCGCCGCCTCGTGGGATTGAACTTTGCCAGGCTGAGAAAGGATAAGGGCTTTACCCAGGAGCGCTTTGCGGAGACGTCGGGCTTTACGCAGCAATATGTCAGCGATCTGGAGCGGGGCCGACGTAACCCGACCGTTGTCACCTTGTTTCACCTGGCCTCGGCGCTTGGCGTCACGCCCGCCGATCTTGTGGCCGAAGTCGACCCGTCCGAAACTGACTAGCTTCGCAGAACTCGAGCGCGAGCCGGGCGCCAGCCCGGCGAGCGCGATTGCGGCCGCGCGAACCTTGGGACGCGCGGCCGCTGCCGATCTGGCGCAGCAGATCGGCGCAAAACGGCGAAGCCGCAGGGCCGGAGCTCCGGCCCTGCGGTGGCGGATGGTCAGGCGGCCTTGAGGCGCTGCATCCCCTCGGCCAGCGTCCAGAGAGCGCGGTTGAGCGTCACGTTCTGGTCGATGCCGTTGATGGCGCGAGTCTGTGCGCGGCGGATGCGACCCTCGGCGTTGCGCTTGCGGCCCTGCAAACCGCCCCGAACGACATTCTCCTGAATGACGTTGAACGTGGTCCACAGGCTGTCGCCAACGTCCTCGCGGCGGCGCGGCTCGATGATCTGTTCGGGCCGCAACGGGCTTTCGTCCTCGCCATAGCGGGCGACCAAGCTCACCTCGCCGAGCAACCGGCGCTCGTCCTCGGACAGCCGAACCGCCTTCATCGTTTCGCTGGCGTCGATCAGCCGGGGGAAATCCTCGGCAACGGT contains:
- a CDS encoding helix-turn-helix domain-containing protein, producing the protein MDMRRLVGLNFARLRKDKGFTQERFAETSGFTQQYVSDLERGRRNPTVVTLFHLASALGVTPADLVAEVDPSETD
- a CDS encoding lytic transglycosylase domain-containing protein produces the protein MRVPIIPLFAGKPSHPFVPLSRSPAGVRSEGQGRPTAGAPRAPLSAASTLAGWRRSGVGSAVALVVVLLSGGAAPVAALAQDLPAERSAAAHPYAGHVAEAARRFGIPESWIWAVMRVESGGNSRAVSRAGATGLMQIMPATWAELRARYGLGADPFDLRDNIMAGAAYLREMHDRYGSASAMLAAYNAGPGRYDDYLSRGRPLPPETVGYLARLTAVVSTAGTAEVTVSASPDPFAWRRAALFVRTASAASEAVGAQSNREEAASELPNDRLRSGDIRSAAPPSNKPADTLFVPRARAGRPQ
- a CDS encoding S26 family signal peptidase; the encoded protein is MRRRFYVRATAIAASVFAVAFTAVAVFDPLPRLVWNASASTPLGLYRIEPERDPPVGALVAVMPPEPLGQWMAERGYLGEDVPLLKHVSAKAGQRVCRIGGIVSVDARPVAVALTRDRLGRPLPVWQGCRTLATGELLLLNPAHPDSLDGRYFGPLRVSAVLGRAIPILTRDTPNAPLA
- a CDS encoding helix-turn-helix transcriptional regulator; protein product: MSDTPNTLPPRFLRTPEAARFLGLSGRTLEKHRYFGTGPAYRRIGGRVVYSVDDLRAWADIGIKHSTSDPGQDDLMPRADSAIARSRR
- a CDS encoding transcriptional regulator domain-containing protein, whose product is MPTPPGRRQRRAGGLSDALGRADIAAEFLRRNRTYRAEYTQMQQRIASGAVARNAAEAAFARRWGLSFRDGAG
- a CDS encoding DUF2285 domain-containing protein, whose product is MRRCSSASRAAPSRGTPPRRHSRDVGGCPFATAPDDLSEPVVWRPELTAVTVILDAAPAGFETAAPVDPRALGALLADMAGIDGRHVIVADAAGEHRLWLRDPTPGRPLAAVIPLDKDFLTRIASLLRFHRRLLGRAAGPLPRGWPLTAYRLARLDLMLRALDLRQRGATYRQIAAELGREDAARLPATEWKISAARSFVMRLVRDATSLMNGDYRKLLRIR
- a CDS encoding DNA -binding domain-containing protein, whose protein sequence is MSRCQFEDRVPEAAQLTPYDESHLADYLRLLDADAEGADWRQAAASVFGIDVTAEPDRAKAMHESHLARARWMTEIGYAHLLGCEQPLKG
- a CDS encoding DUF2840 domain-containing protein, which encodes MTVPPSPMRHRQPSDDGMTRVELTWIERRLEHWIRFGRVAVDEIVDRRRRIVRFRPGAIFAFVRWAANDYGTVSSRIDIVRAVASGEPFTTLPFVRPGGDILLKIESWPKVQQVLAAIDATEAAGVDPCDAAPDHWRHVHNRIAAGHQPRPYTLERHRAWLKRREIEG
- a CDS encoding DUF736 domain-containing protein, whose translation is MQIGSFFRTTNGYEGIIETATLDIRISIVPAEPSDADKAPDWRVHRGDGGEGPEIGAGWNETGERAGDYVSLRIDDPVFPQPIRAALFQNTGDKSAWSLRWSRQPKSREQD